The Candidatus Neomarinimicrobiota bacterium genomic sequence AAAGATCCCTCTGCCTGATTGTTCTGTTGATGTTGTTTCCCTGCATATGGTAGTAGAGCACCTGGAGACTTTACCGGATGATCTATCCGATATTGAAAGAATTTTAAAACCAAATGGCAAAATGATTATTCTCACAACCAATAAGTGGAGTCCTCTGATCTTTTTACCAAAACTGGTGTCTGATAGACTTAAGCAGTTCCTCATCGGGAAGATCTTCAATGAAGATGACCAGGATATCTTCAGAACTCACCATCGTTTAAATTCTCCAACCAGAGTTAAACGAAACATCAACACTCTGCATTTCAAGAAATTAATCATGATCGAGCAAACTTCATTGAACAGCCGCTTGCTTTTCTGGATCTTTCTGGTTCCATATATCCTGACCCTAGCAAAAGGTTTTCAATATCTAAGAAGTAATATTCTAGCTATCTATCAAAAGGAAACATGAGATGGATCCCGTAACCCTTGGTTTTATTCTCTATCTGACCCTTATCATGGGTGTCGGATTCTATACGGCTCGTCTCACACGCTCCATGAAAGATTTTGCTTTGGGCGGAAACCGGTTAGGGCCCTGGGCAATCGCTTTTTCAGAACGAGCCTCCGGTGAATCAGCCTGGTTGATCCTGGGACTCCCTGGAGCGGCCCTGGTAGCCGGACTATTGGAATTGTGGACAGTCGTGGGCTGTGTGGCCGGTATCACTTTTTCCTGGTTCATCATTGCCAAACGACTGCGCCTGGCGACTGAGAGACATGATGTGCTGACGTTACCCGAACTTTTTGCCAAGCGGTTTAAAGATGATCAGGGCACTGTCCGGGTTCTGGCGTCCCTGATCATTACTTTCTTTTTTACTTTTTACGTGGCAGCCCAGTTCTCCGGTGCTGGAAAAGTACTGAATGTCACTTTTGGGATCACCCAGCTTCAGGGCATGCTCCTGGGTGCTGTTATCATTGTTTTTTACACTCTGATGGGTGGTTTTCTAGCTGTAGCCTGGACTGACCTGGTACAGGGTGTTATTATGATTGGCACCCTGGTGATATTACCCGCTGTTGCTTTTATTGAGCTCAATGCGCTACCCTCAGCTGAGTTTGTCCTCGAACCTTCAACTCTTTTTGGAGGTAAGGCGGGTATGGCGGCTTTTTCCGCCGCCATTGGCGGTCTGAGTTGGGGTCTCGGGTACATGGGGCAACCCCATCTTGTGACCCGCTACATGGCTATTGACAAACCTGAAAATATTAAGATCAGCCGCCGTATCGCCATTTCATGGGCAGTACCCGCCTTCTTTGGCAGTCTGTTTATCGGCCTGACCGGCTACTTCCTGCTCAATTCGGGAACGCTTTTGTTTGAGGGTCAACTCCTGGGTTCTGTTGCCTCCCTGGATGACCCGGAAAAGCTCATGCCTATTATGGCACAAAACCTACTCCACCCCTGGATTGCCGGAATCTTTATCTCTGGCGCCATTGCAGCCATGATGTCCACAGCTGATAGTCAACTGCTGGTTTCCACCACGGTACTCACTGAGGATTTGATCGCCAATTATTTCGGCAAACTGAAAGATCGGTTTGACCTGTTGTTTATCGGCAGAATGCTAACCATCGTCATCGGACTGGTCGCCTTTTACCTGGCCTGGCAATCCCATGATCTGGTCTTTGAAATGGTCAGCTACGCCTGGGGTGGCTTGGGAGCATCTTTTGGACCAGCTCTTTTACTGATCCTCTGGTGGAAAAAGATAAGCAAGGCCGGTGTAATTGCCGGTATGATCAGTGGAACCTTCTTCACTGTGGTTGATCTTTTTGGTGAATGGGTGACCGCTCGCTTTTCAGCTTTTGTGATCGCCTTTGCAGCTGTACTTATTTTCTCATATCTGATACCAGATAAGGATTCAGCCAAATAAAAATATCAGGTGAAGATTAATACGGTCTAAAGAGGCTATGTGAGAATAGGGACAACGCTTACCCCATGCTTTAACTTTGGGGTATGATAACCTACTGTTTCTTTGGACTTTAGCCCAGTATTGTTGGGCTAAAGCCCTCCTTTTTAATATTGTTATAACACCCAGGCTGAAGCCTAGGGTAAGTATCAATAGTAACAGCACTATACGTAGGATACTAAAGATAATATTAGCAAGCAATTATTCCGGCGCAATGAAGTTTTCACACAGCCTCTAAACCCCTGTATGCGTAAATAATCTACCTTGCGTAGATCTTGATCGTGGCACTCAAAGAATTTGCCAGATCAGCCGCTGCCCTACTGACCATTTCCTCGGCAACCGGGGCAACCGTTTCGCCCTTCTTTGCCAATTTTAAAGTACGGTATTTTAAAGCTCTCTCATCACCCCTGAAGGTCACCCATTCCGCGCTGAAGTCGGCCTTGCCTTCAAATGCTTCACTTTTCACCAATTTCGCTGTCCTGATGTCAACGATCTTATAGGAACCCTTGATCACAGCTTTGCTAGTCCGGGTATAGAGCCTGACCTGTGCTTCCACATCCTTGTAGATCTTACGAGTTTTGGTCTTGCCATCCTTATCTTTATATTTTTCAGTCTTGGCAACAACTTTACTGGTTTCTTTGAAATCCCTGTGCACAGTTTGAACCGGTGTATAAATGATCTGAGTGATCTTTCCAGTAATGATCTCATGAACCCCCAGAATGGCTCCCACCTCCATGGCAGATTCTTCATTTACCATTCCTGAGAGACCTAGTTTTTGTTCATTTATCACTCTATCCAATTGATCGCGGCTGATAAGTTCCAGAAATTCGGTAGCAGAAGCATCCTTCATGACAGATGTTACCATCTGATCCACAACCAACTCTTCAACTGAACCATATCGTTTCCGCTTGCCACTGAGATCATCAAAGGGAAAAAGGGCAATCCTTTTAATACCGGCTTTTCGACTCAGTTCATAACGGATCGCTGCATCTTTGTACTGCGAAACAAAGCCCAATGCTTTTTTGAATTCCTTGGCAGCGGCTTTTTGGTCATCCATCGCTTCAGATAGAGCCAAACTTTCACCGGCAAGGTAGTGCGACCGTGCAGCCTGTTCTTTTGCTTCACCTAGTTCACCAGCATAATTTACGATGGGAAATTCCAGTGGGATTGAGGTTTTGGGATGACGAATAGGAGGCAAAACCTGCATGGCCTCATGCAGATTCACCAGGGTCTGATATTCACGTACGAGTTCATCGTATCTGAATTTTTCAGAACTCATATTCAATTCTTCGATGCGCTTTTGATGCAACCGATTGGCCATGAGAAAAGCATCTGCCGCCAGAATCTGACTCTTTTCATAGTCCTGCTCAAGCTGTAAACTCCTGGCAAGCATAAAGACTGCTGTGTCATAATCAGCTCGGCTATAAGCTTCCCTGGCTGAGCGTTCCAGCTTTCCATACTCACTAAAAAATGCGCAAGAAGTCAAACTGATCACTATTAATATGATCCAAAAACCCAGAAATAGCTGTTTATTTCCCATGCCTGTATCTCCTGTCCCATTATCGTTCAAAAGAATTCATTAAGTGTCGATCCAGAGTTTAAAATAAGCAAACTAAGGCAGTGTCCAAACCGTGATTCATCTTCTCATCATCATATTTTCATGTTTTCTTTGATATTGGCAATATAAACCATTGACATTTGATAGATATACTACTATTTTTATCACGATTTTACAGGGACATCGGTCTGGTCGTATTCCCCCGCTTCCGGATTTTAGTTGTCCCTGTTTTTTTTTAAAGTATACGGACAAAAAAAGCGGCCAATGCCGCTTTTTTTTAATTCACTTCAGGCATGGTTCAGTCTTTTACCACATCTGCTTCACTATCAACAATAGTAAACACATCCTCTAACTTGGATATCTTGATCAACGACTTGATTTTCTGTTGTGGTTTCACTAAATAGCACTCACCTTTTTTAATAGTTGCCTGTCTTTTGGCAAAAAGCAACCCGCCTAGTCCTGTACTATCCACCATACGCACATTTTCCATATTGATCATAATATTCTTAAAATCAGATTCAGCAATAGCCATGAAAATATCGCGTTTAAAGGCTTTCACGCCACGAATATCAAAAGTGGTATTTTTGACTCTTACAATAAGTGTATTATCTTTTATTTCAGTTTCAAATTTCATTCTCTGAGCTTCCACTGTGGCACACCAATACTTATATGACCAACCCAACAGTTGATCTCTGTTTCTTGAAAACTTCTCCAAACTTGTCCAGCAAAACGGAGACGGAATATATCCGAGGTTATAGCCTGGGGCAAGTGCATTAGATGATGATCACGAATAAAATAGAAAGTATAATATTCTGTCCCTACCTTGGATTTGGATTAACATGCTCCCTATGCATAAATTCAAGCGAGCTATTCGTAACTTTGGGGGTCTTTCGATCAAACTTATGATCCTCCCCGGCTTGCTTAGCCTGATTGGATCTGAACGAACACTTTCTGCAACTGGCTCATTGGAATGGGCGACGATCTGCTTCCTTCTGGGACTTGGTTTGGCTGGAATCCTTTTTTCGGACATGCTGATCTTGCGTTACGGTGATGGAACCCTGCATTTCTCAACAATTGCCACCCGCCTTGTGGATGTGGGATTCTATGCTCGTAATCGTCATCCTGCTTTTTGGTTCTTCTCGAGCTACCAATTGGGTGTATTGCTACTATTTTTCGGATTCACACCAAATGCTATTCTATTATGGCTTGGAGTGACTTCAGGCTGCATCCTTTTTTTGTTATTCGTTCAAGAAAATCTATTGATCCGTTCTTTGGGCAAACGTTATATCAATTATAAAAAAAACACTCCCTTTCTGCATTGGAAACTGCAAATCCCTGAACATCAATCAGTCCGATTACTTCCTCAGTTGGTTTGGTTGTTCGGGATGCTGGTTTTACGCAATTGGTATAAGATTAAGGTTTCTGGAAAAGAACATATCCCCCACGACAAACCTTTTATACTGGTGGCAAACCATGAGAGCTACCTCGATCCCTTCCTTTTCGGGATATTTTTACCTTTTGAGATCCAGTTTGTAACAACTGCTGATGTGTTTACTACCCCTCTGATGCGTTTCCTGCTAAAGGGGATCGGAACTTTCCCCATGAGAAGGCATCGCCAGGATCTAAAATCAATACGAACCATGATCAGGATGATCAAACGCGGTCAGGTAGTGGGGATATTCCCTGAAGGTGGTCGCTCAATCGATGGTTCTCCCCTGCCCATCCTGAAAGAAACTTTGAAATTGATCCAGCACAGTAAAGTTCCCATTTTGCCAGTTCACTTAGATGGTGCTTACGAAATTTGGCCAAGATGGGCACCTAATCGACGACGAGGACAGGTATCTGCCACTTTTAAGCCAATTATAGCAGTAGAAGATCAATCGGATCTGGATAAACTTGAGACGCAGATCCAAGCAGCAATATTCGCACAATCCAAATCATTCCGTCGAGTTAAGACCAGTGACGTCACCAAGGGGCTGGATAATTTTTTATGGGCTTGCTGTAAATGTCACGCGCATAATTCCATTACTGTCACTTCACCTCGTGAGATCAAATGCTCTCATTGTGGATCAGTGTGGCATGTAGCAAATGATTATTCCTTATCCCAGGTAGATTCTGCTCAAATTCACTCACTTCCATCATGGTTGAGAACGATTAGAGTCAAGGCTCTGGAATATTCGCTGGATCCACCTGATTGCATAACTTTAGCCCCTGAAGAGCACGCTTTTCTTAACTCGGCATTGGAAAAATTTACAAGTGAAGCAGGTGCTGAAATAGAGGCTGATCTGACCCTGACCCTCACAAATCAACGTTTTTGCTTAATGCAGCAGGATCAGGAATTAGAGTCATGGGCTTTGAACAGCATTACGATTTTCACTATGGATTATTATAATGCCATCTCCATAGGTGTCGGAGGGCTACGGTATACCTTCTTCCTGTCAAGAGGTGAAATTAGTTTAAAATGGCAGACCTATTTTGAGGCACTTAAAGCAAAAATAGCCTGAGTTCACTCGCGAGGCTGTCGTATTTAGCACTTTTCCTGTTTTTAATCTCACTTATCTTTCAGGCTAATTCGAAGATTGAAAGGGACATCGTGAGCAAGCCATTACCTGAAATTACCGTCAAAGCAGTTTTTCTCGGAATACTATTATCCATGGTCCTGGCCGGTGCTAATGCCTACCTGGGACTTTTCGCCGGCATGACCGCTTCTGCATCCATACCTGCCGCAGTTATCAGTATGGGTATACTGAGCATGTTTAAAAAGCATAATATCCTGGAAGATAATATCGTTCAGACAGCCGCTTCAGCTGGTGAATCTCTGGCAGCTGGTGTCATTTTTACTATCCCTGCTTTATTACTCATGGGATACTGGGAAACATTTAATTATTTGGAAATAGCCAAAATAGCCAGTGTCGGTGGTTTGATCGGTGTGCTCTTTACAATTCCCCTCCGTCGTGCTCTCATCGTTGAAGCCAAATTGACCTACCCCGAGGGAATCGCTACCGCTGCAGTTTTAAGAACTGGCCATGCTAATGATAGCTCTGATGCGGATTCAGTTCAAGGTGGCTTACGACTGCTAACATTGGCAAGCATTACGGCTGCCATCATGAAACTGGGTCAACAGGGTTTCGCCTTGTGGCATTCAGCTCTGGAAGGTGCCACCCATTTCGGCCGTTCCGTATTTGGCTTTGGAATGGATCTTTCACCAGCGCTGATCTCGGTCGGCTACATCGTGGGACGCAACATCAGTATCCTGGTTTTTACCGGTGGTGTGATATCCTGGTTTGTGGCAATTCCCATTTACACTGCAATTTATGGATATGAGGGAAACGCACTGGATGCTGCCAACACGATCTGGGATACTAAGATCCGCTACCTGGGCGTGGGTGCTATGGTAGTTGGTGGAATCTGGTCGTTGATAAAATTGTTCAAACCACTCATGATCGGAATCAAATCCAGTTTGGCCGCTTATAGTAAGGTCCAGTCAGGCGAAACTATTAAACGTGAAGAAAATGATATCCCTATCAAATACGTGGGAATTGCACTACTGGTCCTTATGATTCCTGTGTTTATGATCTACCATGACATTCTACCAACTTTTCAACTGGCTTTCCTGATTACCGTTATCATGATGGTCTTTGGATTTTTCTTCTCTGCTGTGGCAGCCTATATGGCAGGTGTTGTAGGTTCTTCAAACAACCCCATTTCAGGTGTAACCGTTGCCACCGTCCTCTTTGCTTCACTTCTGTTACTGGCTATCCTGGGTTCAGGATCATTGCAGGGTGCAGCCGCAGCCATCATGGTAGGTGCTGTGGTATGTAATGCGGCCGCAATTGGCGGGGATAATCTACAGGATCTCAAGACAGGACATATTATTGGCTCGACGCCCTGGAAACAGCAAGTTATGCAGGTTATCGGTGTGTTGAGTGCCGCCA encodes the following:
- a CDS encoding methyltransferase domain-containing protein, encoding KIPLPDCSVDVVSLHMVVEHLETLPDDLSDIERILKPNGKMIILTTNKWSPLIFLPKLVSDRLKQFLIGKIFNEDDQDIFRTHHRLNSPTRVKRNINTLHFKKLIMIEQTSLNSRLLFWIFLVPYILTLAKGFQYLRSNILAIYQKET
- a CDS encoding sodium/proline symporter is translated as MDPVTLGFILYLTLIMGVGFYTARLTRSMKDFALGGNRLGPWAIAFSERASGESAWLILGLPGAALVAGLLELWTVVGCVAGITFSWFIIAKRLRLATERHDVLTLPELFAKRFKDDQGTVRVLASLIITFFFTFYVAAQFSGAGKVLNVTFGITQLQGMLLGAVIIVFYTLMGGFLAVAWTDLVQGVIMIGTLVILPAVAFIELNALPSAEFVLEPSTLFGGKAGMAAFSAAIGGLSWGLGYMGQPHLVTRYMAIDKPENIKISRRIAISWAVPAFFGSLFIGLTGYFLLNSGTLLFEGQLLGSVASLDDPEKLMPIMAQNLLHPWIAGIFISGAIAAMMSTADSQLLVSTTVLTEDLIANYFGKLKDRFDLLFIGRMLTIVIGLVAFYLAWQSHDLVFEMVSYAWGGLGASFGPALLLILWWKKISKAGVIAGMISGTFFTVVDLFGEWVTARFSAFVIAFAAVLIFSYLIPDKDSAK
- a CDS encoding CsgG/HfaB family protein is translated as MGNKQLFLGFWIILIVISLTSCAFFSEYGKLERSAREAYSRADYDTAVFMLARSLQLEQDYEKSQILAADAFLMANRLHQKRIEELNMSSEKFRYDELVREYQTLVNLHEAMQVLPPIRHPKTSIPLEFPIVNYAGELGEAKEQAARSHYLAGESLALSEAMDDQKAAAKEFKKALGFVSQYKDAAIRYELSRKAGIKRIALFPFDDLSGKRKRYGSVEELVVDQMVTSVMKDASATEFLELISRDQLDRVINEQKLGLSGMVNEESAMEVGAILGVHEIITGKITQIIYTPVQTVHRDFKETSKVVAKTEKYKDKDGKTKTRKIYKDVEAQVRLYTRTSKAVIKGSYKIVDIRTAKLVKSEAFEGKADFSAEWVTFRGDERALKYRTLKLAKKGETVAPVAEEMVSRAAADLANSLSATIKIYAR
- a CDS encoding STAS domain-containing protein, which produces MKFETEIKDNTLIVRVKNTTFDIRGVKAFKRDIFMAIAESDFKNIMINMENVRMVDSTGLGGLLFAKRQATIKKGECYLVKPQQKIKSLIKISKLEDVFTIVDSEADVVKD
- a CDS encoding 1-acyl-sn-glycerol-3-phosphate acyltransferase, with the translated sequence MHKFKRAIRNFGGLSIKLMILPGLLSLIGSERTLSATGSLEWATICFLLGLGLAGILFSDMLILRYGDGTLHFSTIATRLVDVGFYARNRHPAFWFFSSYQLGVLLLFFGFTPNAILLWLGVTSGCILFLLFVQENLLIRSLGKRYINYKKNTPFLHWKLQIPEHQSVRLLPQLVWLFGMLVLRNWYKIKVSGKEHIPHDKPFILVANHESYLDPFLFGIFLPFEIQFVTTADVFTTPLMRFLLKGIGTFPMRRHRQDLKSIRTMIRMIKRGQVVGIFPEGGRSIDGSPLPILKETLKLIQHSKVPILPVHLDGAYEIWPRWAPNRRRGQVSATFKPIIAVEDQSDLDKLETQIQAAIFAQSKSFRRVKTSDVTKGLDNFLWACCKCHAHNSITVTSPREIKCSHCGSVWHVANDYSLSQVDSAQIHSLPSWLRTIRVKALEYSLDPPDCITLAPEEHAFLNSALEKFTSEAGAEIEADLTLTLTNQRFCLMQQDQELESWALNSITIFTMDYYNAISIGVGGLRYTFFLSRGEISLKWQTYFEALKAKIA
- a CDS encoding oligopeptide transporter, OPT family, whose product is MSKPLPEITVKAVFLGILLSMVLAGANAYLGLFAGMTASASIPAAVISMGILSMFKKHNILEDNIVQTAASAGESLAAGVIFTIPALLLMGYWETFNYLEIAKIASVGGLIGVLFTIPLRRALIVEAKLTYPEGIATAAVLRTGHANDSSDADSVQGGLRLLTLASITAAIMKLGQQGFALWHSALEGATHFGRSVFGFGMDLSPALISVGYIVGRNISILVFTGGVISWFVAIPIYTAIYGYEGNALDAANTIWDTKIRYLGVGAMVVGGIWSLIKLFKPLMIGIKSSLAAYSKVQSGETIKREENDIPIKYVGIALLVLMIPVFMIYHDILPTFQLAFLITVIMMVFGFFFSAVAAYMAGVVGSSNNPISGVTVATVLFASLLLLAILGSGSLQGAAAAIMVGAVVCNAAAIGGDNLQDLKTGHIIGSTPWKQQVMQVIGVLSAAIVLGLVLDILHTAYTIGSPTLSAPQATLMKAVAEGVFQGNLPWSMVISGAILGIIIIGLDIRQERRGSDFRIPILAVAVGIYLPISLSTPIFVGGMLAHVGDKMGATETTRKKGLLLAAGMITGEALMGIFVALPIFLTANKDWWPTFGGFSWLGPLLIIAIAVWFLTTLKSDRTEQGVN